The following are from one region of the Sardina pilchardus chromosome 4, fSarPil1.1, whole genome shotgun sequence genome:
- the tsc22d1 gene encoding TSC22 domain family protein 1 isoform X2 — translation MDFSLVRWVCLSNHCQNVSTPYRCLQLFAPSGYFEMHHPVSAGDSPSPRKMAYPAIIPGGGNVCNHSSETMSALSTVTCSTLSNNPLLADEYHSLTQAHPIPVSSTGGLQQPPHSLNIHTQSTIQPQILPLSGAQMKKKSGFQITSVTPAQITISTNNSIVEDTESCDDLDESHTEDLSSSEIMDIPSRSDKGGPQRSSSEETLNNFQEAETPGAMSPNQPPLHHSLTHPQGILMNGSAHHLHQQDPHYNHRHHIHANLASSASISAQSVFPALTTVSTSVQKMPLNVGGLLENASASTAGLMGQPSPGSVPGATAGVFSAVSGATISNVSSSNVNDIRTLNSACVPVVGGVSSSISNVVPSTGLRNSGSSQNVNMIQQHQQSEMTGASMTGLLGMNNSGLTGVPGAVQPMTTGNTAPVSHTQQQQPPVTSSSRFRVVKLDSNSEPFKKGRWTCTEYYDKETALSMFASASASTVPSEIPVNQVVETVRQGTENTVASSEHDCMSLSSSSVSSSVSTLSHFSESVGSGEMGGPSILQQTFQQSQDYTPVAPRSVHHVKNSLAPSPPVSMQQQQQQQQTSTNLGTLSSPMLPSSAVSQQQQMSYGQTPPQCVSQQLMSYSPAQQLASPAQVARAHIIPLNQACTQSSDYSQTQHQTQLQTSCPGSSQSITLQTGSMPPVSVSGNSQLMIAAQQPVGKAPTSAMRPLPLGLLQSQPQQTSSPQMVQAPVGVMPQMVPAMLGLLQKPSHQLPLEQQPVSTQGMTQHSSVITNMLSNVPPNLANIALSGMVQNGTKDNDVQSSASTLCATLPSLTATQLEGAQRLLLQHQSLLSLPMLAAGECASHTGTSLATEGNIGVNALTSSASLLKNLPVDGEDDGY, via the coding sequence ATGGACTTTAGTTTGGTACGGTGGGTCTGTTTATCAAACCACTGTCAAAACGTCAGTACTCCATACCGGTGTTTACAACTGTTTGCCCCCTCTGGATATTTCGAAATGCATCACCCGGTTTCTGCAGGGGACTCACCAAGCCCAAGGAAAATGGCGTACCCAGCAATTATTCCTGGAGGGGGTAACGTTTGTAATCATAGCAGTGAAACCATGTCTGCATTGTCAACTGTGACTTGCTCTACACTTAGTAACAACCCTCTGCTGGCTGATGAGTATCACTCACTGACACAGGCTCACCCTATACCTGTCTCTTCTACTGGTGGATTACAGCAACCTCCTCACAGTCTCAACATTCATACCCAGTCTACAATCCAACCTCAGATTCTGCCATTATCTGGAGCACAGATGAAGAAAAAAAGTGGCTTTCAGATCACCAGTGTGACACCTGCTCAAATTACCATCAGCACTAACAACAGCATAGTTGAGGATACTGAAAGCTGTGATGACTTGGATGAGTCACACACTGAGGATTTGTCCTCCTCTGAGATTATGGATATACCTTCCCGAAGTGATAAGGGAGGTCCACAGAGGAGTTCCTCAGAGGAAACGCTCAACAACTTTCAAGAGGCAGAAACCCCAGGAGCAATGTCTCCCAACCAACCCCCACTCCATCACTCCTTGACTCATCCACAGGGCATATTGATGAATGGATCtgcccatcacctccaccaaCAGGATCCTCATTATAATCACCGCCACCATATTCATGCCAACCTGGCCTCATCAGCCTCCATCAGTGCCCAGTCAGTCTTCCCTGCTCTGACCACCGTGTCCACTTCTGTCCAGAAAATGCCTTTGAATGTTGGAGGCCTACTTGAAAATGCCTCTGCCAGCACTGCTGGTTTGATGGGTCAGCCTTCACCTGGGTCTGTCCCAGGAGCTACTGCTGGAGTATTCTCTGCTGTCTCAGGTGCCACAATTAGTAATGTAAGTTCAAGCAATGTTAATGATATCAGAACTTTGAATTCAGCCTGTGTGCCTGTTGTGGGGGGTGTCAGCAGCAGCATTAGTAATGTAGTACCTTCCACTGGTTTGAGGAATAGTGGTAGCAGCCAAAATGTGAACATGATACAGCAACATCAACAAAGTGAAATGACTGGAGCAAGTATGACTGGTCTTTTGGGGATGAACAACAGTGGCCTTACAGGAGTGCCTGGAGCAGTGCAACCCATGACTACAGGAAACACCGCCCCAGTTTCTCACACCCAACAGCAGCAACCCCCTGTCACATCAAGTTCACGTTTCAGAGTAGTCAAACTAGACTCTAATTCTGAGCCGTTCAAGAAGGGGAGGTGGACATGCACTGAGTATTATGATAAAGAAACAGCTTTATCCATGTTTGCCTCTGCTTCAGCCTCCACAGTCCCATCAGAGATTCCTGTCAACCAAGTAGTGGAGACTGTGCGGCAGGGGACTGAGAACACTGTGGCAAGTTCAGAGCATGATTGTATGAGCTTGAGCAGCAGCTCTGTCAGCAGTTCTGTGAGTACTCTTAGCCACTTCTCAGAGAGTGTGGGCAGCGGAGAGATGGGAGGTCCCTCTATCTTACAGCAGACTTTCCAGCAGTCACAAGACTACACCCCTGTGGCTCCCCGGAGTGTGCACCATGTGAAGAACAGCctggctccctctcctcctgtcagcatgcagcagcagcagcagcaacagcagacaTCAACCAATTTGGGAACCCTGTCATCACCCATGCTCCCATCCTCAGCAGtgtcccagcagcagcagatgtcATATGGCCAGACACCCCCCCAGTGTGTCAGTCAGCAGCTGATGAGCTACTCACCTGCACAGCAATTGGCCTCACCTGCCCAGGTGGCACGGGCACACATTATTCCTTTAAACCAGGCTTGCACCCAATCATCTGATTACAGCCAAACTCAGCACCAAACCCAGCTCCAGACATCTTGCCCTGGGTCATCACAGTCAATAACCCTCCAGACTGGCAGCATGCCACCTGTCTCTGTGTCAGGGAATAGTCAGTTGATGATCGCAGCACAGCAACCTGTGGGCAAAGCACCCACTTCTGCCATGCGGCCCCTCCCCTTAGGTCTTTTACAATCCCAGCCTCAGCAGACATCATCACCCCAGATGGTCCAGGCACCTGTTGGGGTCATGCCTCAGATGGTGCCGGCTATGCTTGGACTTTTGCAAAAGCCTAGCCACCAGCTTCCTTTAGAGCAGCAACCAGTCAGCACACAAGGCATGACCCAACACTCCTCTGTAATAACGAATATGCTGTCAAATGTGCCTCCCAATCTCGCAAACATTGCCCTGTCTGGCATGGTCCAGAATGGTACTAAGGACAATGATGTCCAGTCTAGTGCCAGCACACTGTGTGCAACCTTGCCTTCTCTGACAGCCACACAGCTTGAGGGTGCCCAACGTCTTCTCCTTCAGCACCAGTCCCTGCTATCGCTGCCTATGCTGGCTGCTGGTGAATGCGCCTCACATACTGGAACCTCCTTAGCTACAGAGGGAAATATTGGAGTCAATGCCTTAACTTCCTCAGCAAGTCTGCTGAAGAACCTGCCTGTGGATGGAGAGGATGATGG